Proteins found in one Populus alba chromosome 14, ASM523922v2, whole genome shotgun sequence genomic segment:
- the LOC118035784 gene encoding zinc finger CCCH domain-containing protein 3, with protein sequence MPDHNNRQVKSNAVSNQSAENIEEAIWRLKIHDHQEQGGMAQSSPYPDRPGAPDCGYFLRTGLCGYGSNCRFNHPGYAALGAQLREELPERVGQPDCGYYLKTGTCKYGSTCKYHHPRDRNGAGPVSFNVLGLPMRQDEKSCPYYMRTRSCKFGVACKFHHPQPASLGTSYSLTGAAAFGPTGSPIVPSSGLPYVGGLPTWSLPRAPLMSGTNLQGPQAYMPVVVSPSPGIVPVPGWNTYVGNLNPMSSSSILGSNRAYDSRNQGDSGSGGQVHMLSTVSPILPERPGLPECRHFMNTGTCKYGSDCKYHHPKERIAQLATNTMGLLGLPSRPGQAMCPDYSVYGICKFGPTCRYDHPLHTYPYNYGLSLPSLSIMDSSLITYPRMAQASPVTLSKLPDLIHNPDAASYNKHQNPDTSTKISDDPTEQAGSPPPHSSQASSEPSHD encoded by the exons ATGCCAGACCATAACAACAGGCAGGTTAAGAGCAATGCTGTGTCAAATCAATCCGCTGAAAACATTGAAG AAGCAATTTGGCGATTGAAAATACATGATCATCAAGAGCAAGGGGGTATGGCTCAATCAAGTCCATACCCAGATCGTCCTGGTGCACCAGATTGTGGATATTTTTTAAGGACTGGATTATGTGGTTATGGAAGCAATTGTCGCTTTAATCATCCTGGTTATGCTGCACTG GGCGCGCAATTGAGAGAAGAACTTCCAGAGAGAGTTGGACAGCCTGACTGTGGG TATTATTTAAAGACAGGGACTTGCAAATATGGATCTACTTGTAAATATCATCATCCAAGAGACAGGAATGGTGCAGGACCAGTTTCATTTAACGTGTTAGGTCTTCCTATGCGTCAG GATGAAAAATCATGTCCTTACTACATGCGGACCAGATCATGTAAATTTGGAGTTGCATGCAAATTCCACCATCCCCAGCCTGCGTCATTGGGAACTAGCTATTCCCTAACTGGAGCTGCTGCCTTTGGACCTACGGGATCACCAATTGTGCCATCTTCAGGCCTGCCTTATGTAGGTGGACTTCCAACATGGTCGTTACCAAGGGCACCACTTATGTCTGGCACAAATTTACAAGGTCCACAAGCTTATATGCCTGTTGTTGTATCTCCTTCTCCAGGCATCGTTCCTGTCCCAGGCTGGAACACCTATGTG GGAAACTTGAATCCAATGTCCTCTTCCAGTATTCTGGGATCCAATCGTGCTTATGACTCCAGGAACCAAGGTGACTCTGGTTCCGGTGGGCAAGTGCACATGTTATCAACAGTCAGCCCTATTCTCCCCGAGAGACCTGGTCTACCAGAATGCCGGCATTTTATGAACACTGGGACCTGCAAATATGGTTCTGACTGCAAGTACCATCACCCAAAAGAAAGGATTGCACAGCTAGCAACCAATACTATGGGCCTGCTTGGGCTTCCCTCGAGACCT GGGCAAGCCATGTGTCCAGACTACAGTGTGTATGGAATCTGCAAGTTCGGACCAACCTGCAGATATGATCACCCCTTACATACATATCCTTATAACTATGGCTTGAGCCTGCCATCTTTATCTATAATGGATTCGTCTCTGATAACTTATCCAAGAATGGCACAAGCATCTCCTGTTACCTTGTCGAAACTCCCTGATTTGATACACAATCCTGATGCTGCAAGCTACAATAAGCATCAGAATCCTGATACAAGTACAAAGATTTCAGATGATCCAACCGAGCAAGCTGGTTCCCCACCACCACACTCTTCACAGGCTTCTTCAGAACCGTCACACGATTAA